One Stenotrophomonas maltophilia R551-3 genomic window, GGATGGCCTCGGCCAGGTCCTTCGGCGCCGGTGCGGTATTGAGCCCCTGTGCGGCGAGGAAGCGCACCAGGTTCGGCGCATTCTCTGCACCGATGGTTGGAATCTGCAGCGGCTGTTCGATCTGGGTGCGTACCCGGCTCTCGGCCAGCTTGCCCATGCCCAGCAGCAGCACCGGGTACAGCAGCGGCCCGAACAGCAGGGTCAGCAGCAGCGTGCGGCGATCACGGGAAAGGTCGCGCAGTTCCTTGCGCATCACCGTCATCAGGGTCGTCATCATGCTCATGCGTGCAGGCCCTCTTCGCTGCCGATCAGTTTCACGAACGCGTCTTCCAGGTTGGATTCGCCGGCTTGCGCACGCAGTTCATCGGCGCTGCCGGCAGCCATCACCGTGCCCTTGGCGATGATCACGATGTGATCGCACAGCGCGGCCACCTCCTGCATGATGTGGCTGGACAGGATCACGCAGCGGCCCTCTTCGCGCAGGCCCAGCAGGAAGCGGCGCAGTGCGCGCGTGGTCATCACGTCCAGGCCGTTGGTCGGCTCATCCAGAATGACGTTGCGCGGGTCGTGCACCAGCGCGCGGGCGATCGCGGTCTTGGTGCGCTGGCCCTGCGAGAAGCCATCGGTCTGGCGGTCGAGGATGTCACCCATGTCCAGGGCATGCGACAGCACTTCGATGCGTTCGCGGATGCGCTCGGCCGACAGGCCATGCAGCTCGCCGAAGTAGGCGATGTTCTCGCGCGCGGTCAGGCGCTTGTAGACGCCACGCGCATCGGGCAGCACGCCAAGGTGGCGGCGTACTTCCACCGGATTGCGTGCGGCGTCGACACCATCGACGCTGATGCTGCCCTGGTCCG contains:
- a CDS encoding ATP-binding cassette domain-containing protein yields the protein MIVADNLHKAFDTRTGRIQAVSNVGFRAEDGRITGLLGPNGAGKTTTMRMLYTLMTPDQGSISVDGVDAARNPVEVRRHLGVLPDARGVYKRLTARENIAYFGELHGLSAERIRERIEVLSHALDMGDILDRQTDGFSQGQRTKTAIARALVHDPRNVILDEPTNGLDVMTTRALRRFLLGLREEGRCVILSSHIMQEVAALCDHIVIIAKGTVMAAGSADELRAQAGESNLEDAFVKLIGSEEGLHA